The sequence GGTTTTTTATTCAACACATTCTACAAGTGTGATACCCTCATAAAACACCTACTGATATATGTGGaggctatttttttattatacgaGTTTTGGGGTCTGTGTGAACATTCTTGCTTTAGGACATGCAGCCTGtccaaaaaggaaaaggaaagtggctcacacacacagacgcttcTCCGTGCGCCCAGATACTATCCCTGGATATTTTACAAGTCTGTTAGTCAGCAGCCAAAACACCTCAACTTAAGGAGGCATGTCACGTCTCCCAGACTTTGGAAGAGAGGAATAATGAAAGTTTCCCTCCGCGGTTGGACTGAAAAGactctttgtgatgttttatttgacatatTGGTTGAGTGTCGAAAATAGTTGTCTTGGAGAAGGCCAAGCATCTTcattgaaagcgcagagaggtTGGGGTGCGACGATTTATTTACAGGCCAAACTCCAGATATTTTAAGGTAGCCAGCTCCTCTTGAAGATCACCTTCATATCATCTGCATatcaattattaatttaaagaaaacagacaTGTTGCAACTAACAAAAGATTGGCTCATTTCATGGCCTAATACAAACTCGTGCATTTATAATATATGCATGTTGTGTTCAACGCAATACTTTTTGATAGAAAGGGATGCTGCTCGCACCTTTCCAAGACCAAAGACCATATGTTATAGGCCAGTGAAGCGAATGCGGTGCCTTATCAATATTTCATCAGCAGCTTTCTTATCCGAGATGTGCCCTCTGACGCTGCTGCTCACACTGACAAATGTAAGCTCAGAGATGCAGTTCAGCCCCAGTGTTTCGCCTCAGCTGGGAGGAATCAGGTGGGGATGGAGAGTTGTGGGCGAGTCCTCAGTGAGTTTGATCAATCATTATCACTATAATGGACAGCAGAGATCAAGCGAACAAACCAGATGTGTATTGGGAAGCGCTATGTctggaggaaagaggagagaacaTCCATGTGTGGCGGACGCGGTCTAATATTGTATTTCTCTTACCAAAAGATGACATATGTTAGTCAATTATGAGCACCTGCTACTATTGGCAGCAGCAGTTGTGACAAATGCTGTTCTAGATTCAGACTTTTCCACATGTTACGCCTCTGGGCTGCTTATATGTGCAAGCTATGACAGGTGACTAACTGGTCCATTTCTCCCTCCCGCAGAGATGTAAAGACAAGTTGAACTCTCTGGCCATCTCAGTGATGAATCAGTGGCCTGGTGTGAAGCTGCGGGTCACAGAGGGATGGGACGAAGACGGACACCACTTCGAGGAGTCGCTCCACTACGAGGGCAGGGCGGTGGACATCACCACCTCGGACAGAGACAAGAGCAAATACGGCACTCTGTCCAGGCTGGCGGTGGAAGCCGGATTCGATTGGGTCTATTATGAATCCAAAGCCCACATTCACTGCTCTGTGAAAGCAGGTAAGGCTGCaagatgggggaaaaaaaaactttaataccGAGAGAAAATCTGCCATGCGCACTGTGATGCTGGCTGGAGGAGAAGCTATCCAGATGTATCACCTGTGCACATTTCCTGTCAGGTGCAATTTTAATCTCAAATGGCAGGTGCAGCTCTGGGAAGCTGTAGTCTTTATCTTTTAGAAAACGTCCATACAACATGAAAGTTCCTTCCTCTGCCTTTGGAGGGAAAGTAAACTGGATTAGATGTGAGGAAGGTGTGAAGCGTCCAACAAGAGAGACACAAAGTgtctaaaaaaatgtatttcagtgaCCAGCCAGCTGCCACATTTAGGCTTCAAGAAACAAAGCGTAGGTGTAGAAACGCAATAATATGCGTCTTAAAATCTGGAGGTTTGTTATACAAAACTATACATTTCATAAAATCAATAAACCCCAAATTATCATCTAGTTAATGATTAATCACGAGAACGCGCACTCAATATTTGTCCAATGAGATCAATGGTGTGCAGAGTATaaccattcattttgacaaGATTTTCGTATAATGAAATATTTCTATGAATTATGTATGGGCACATCCAAGCCTGTGTCGTTATGAGCATTTCACATGCAGCTTATTTCTTGATCTAACATCGCCCCACACTGTCTTCTGGTGGGAACCACGACCATAATCTAACAGGGCTCCTAGGTGAGATCTAAAGTAActcattttgttaatttttgttttttgcacacCAGTCAGAAAAGACTAAATGAAATGCTGGAAGTTGTGACGTGTTTAGGGAATGTTTGGGATTTGATCATGTaatggaaaatgaaaatgattccTTGTTAAAGTTATTCTTTTCGGATCTTACTTGCCTCAGCTTTGGGATTccgtttttaatgttgtttcatttttaaagctaaaataaCATTACAGGCCCTCACTAAGCTAAAAGACACCTATGGCGCATAGAAACTATTTCTTCACAGTGATTGATGAAGGCGGCACTTTTTCTTAACTCAGACTTTATTGACAAATCCCTTACTTGTCATTCAACACACACGTTTTGAGATCACAGTATGATCCAGGCCGACGTGTCATTAGGGGTCATGCGACTTTACCAAAAGGCTTTGGCTAAACAATGTTGAATTGGTTGGGGTAAATCTGGTTTTCAGTTGTCACCTTAATTCATGCTCGGGAATCTTAAAAGAAGATTAAAAGTCCCAAATTCTGAGTAGGAAACCCCCTTTTTCTGTGTGCAGGATAGGGTGATCCTAGAGACTGGTATGTGAAGAGCTCCACCAAGGCCAAAATTATTGTCATCAAGCCTGACAACAAAGCAGGGAGATGTGGTAGAAAGAGGGCACATTGATGTTGCACAACAGAAAGCATTTAAGAGTCCGGGCCCTCATTTAAATTCAAATCTACAACTCGAGAGGCTTGGAAAAGTGGCTCCACTGGGTAAATAGTAGTTGTGAGTCGCCTATTTGTGTGAATTGTCACATAGAGGTTTCTGCACCTGAGTAAATATGGGAAGAGTAGCTGGGAAAGGCGTAAGTGTTCTTTACCGAGAGTAGCTCGATCCACAAGCTGATTTAGAATAACAATGCCTGCTCTTTATTGGGTTTTTTAATTAAGAACAGATGAGCCAAGGCTTTCAGTTTTCTCGTCTCAGACAACGTAGGCCGAGCCAATACGCATTTGGCATGGAGGAGCAGACAGGCATCATTATGCAAAATGCATATGGCCCACCATGATGTGTGTAGGAAAACTACAAACACGAGCATAAAAAAGGAAGCTTATTGAATGGGCTTTTGAATGTGGCCGTGGTCCTTAACTGTAATCAAAGCACCTGTGATAggatatattattttaaaagttcGAAAAGTGTTAACACGCTTAAAatattgcattgcattttttttcttctgcagtaCCACAATGAGTATACCATTGTAGAAGACAAACATTTTGTGATGACGTAACAACGTATAGCATGCTGTATTTTAACAACGCTCTTATTTTCACAGAAAACTCTGTGGCAGCAAAGTCGGGCGGCTGCTTCCCAGGCTCCTCCACGGTCACCCTTCAGGATGGTACCAAGAAGGCGGTCAAACACCTTCAAACCGGCGACAGAGTCCTGGCAGCAGATGACGATGGAAACCCGATTTACACCGACTTCATCATGTTCATAGACCAAGACTCGACGACCAGGAGGCTCTTCTACGTGATCGAAACCGACTCGGGCCAGAAAATCACCCTCACCGCCGCGCACCTCCTCTTCGTCGGCCACAACACCACGGGAGAGGAGCGGATGTCGGCGATCTTCGCCAGCCAAGTCCAATCTGGACAaaaggtgtttgtgtttgatggTGAGCGAAGTCGACTCGAGCCTGTGACCGTAAAACGGATTTACACGGAAGAGCACTACGGCTCTTTTGCGCCAGTGACCGTGCAGGGGACCGTCGTGGTGGACCAGGTCCTTGCGTCCTGTTACGCAGTGATCGAAGACCACGATCTGGCGCACTGGGCCCTGGCACCCATCAGGCTCGCCCACTGCGTGTCCTCGTGGCTTTTCCGTTCTCAGCCTCAAGTCAGTGCACAGAACGACGGAATGCACTGGTACTCCAAGATCCTGTATCAATTAGGAACTTGGCTCTTGGACAGCCACTCGATCCATCCACTTGGGATGTCAGTTTATCCAAGTTGAAACTTCTACTACAGGAGCAGAATGAGACTTATATGTAGGACACACGAACTATTcagtagattaaaaaaataaaataataataataattaaaaaacgaacgaacaaacaaacaagacaaaggCCCCAGCGGAGTTGGGATATTTATTTCAGTGACTTTTCCATGTTGTCCCCTTTCAAAGAATGAATGGAGCCTTAAAAAGTTTCTCTCTGAATAATTTATTCTCATGTGAACTCGCTGCTGTCACACAAATGGATTCTGAAACGGTGTGAGCAGCAAATTGTGCATAATCTATTTTTGTATAtctcaaatgcaaaaaaaaaaaagaaaaaatgaagaaaaaaaagaaaaaacatcgcaaagagaaagagaagaccATGTAGAAAGGAGCTAACTTTGACAGGTTGTAATGTTCATATGTGCATATATGTGCAACTGACTGTTATATTTTGGGGAGAACAAACTTCGCGGGGTtccataaattatatttttatacacaGAATTGTAAATTAGATTTTGACAGATCGCTACCGAATCACATTTCGTTATTTGAAATAGTGTAAGATATaagaatatattttaatttaaatacagTAGTTGGGAAAGTATTGGAAAATCTTGTACTGCTTGGTTTATTaagaattttattattttggaaACTGTTCGTTTTAAGTTGTCGGAGAGGGACAGATATTCTGCCTCATGTCTGCattctctgcttttctttttatgttgtttctATTTTCGGTTTTCTTCTGAGAAAAATATTAAATGCAGATTCTGACAATTCAGTAACAGTTAAAGTAGTACTGAAACAGTTTcgttaaataaattaataagtaACTCCTGTAAATgtactaaaatgtatttttcttttcatattttgtaatAGGGAAATAGTTTTATAGAAATGACCTGCGGCAGATGCAAAGTTTGGATAGTCTATATAGCCAGACCATACCAGTTAACTTTCATAACAGAGCGGTGCGTCAAAAATGTCTAgagtttattatttatatgtttattaCAAAATGAGATAAAGAAAACCTTCAAACTTGCAGTTGTTCCATGTCTTTGTCTGAGTGAGCTTCAcaggaaacacagagaggaacatTTGAACGACATTATGAGGCTTTTTCAGGCCAAATTAAGCTCTTAAATTAGTTGTAGGAAGAGCTCTTGGCTTGTATGGATATTTTCACTTTGGTCTAATTGTGTTTCATAACGAACATAACATTCGTTTTGGGTGGTTATAATGAACACGTCATTGTTTCACACGGTAATTGAATGAGCTTAGCCTAGTCGTACTGGGAGAGCTAGCAAACAATGTCGCCCTGTTTGCTAGCTTTtacaaaatggagaaaatattGCGCTTTGAACTACCTTGTGCATGCTTGCGAAATGTTGAGAGCCCATGTCAAATTTAACGAGGTTTGCCCTCCGCAAATAACTTCTAACTTGCAGACAAATTAAACACAAGTGTGTTTGTTGGCCCTAAATGTGCTTCTCGGTGTCTGCTGGTTGAGGTCAGATTGCTCCATCAGTGACTGACAGTCCAGTCCTGAAGAAGAAACGGTCATGGTGTAAATCACAGAAGGAAAACATTTGTCAGTCTTAACGAACCGCTATATTCGTCAACTATTTCCACAGAGACCAATACTGGACATGTAGCACTTAATACCAAGGTTTAAGTGATGTAGGCTATGTTTTTGAGGCATGAGAAGGCTACATATATTTCTGATATTAATTACAGCAGTTTCTCTCAGTAACCGTGTTATTAAGTGAAGCAAGTGCGCCATCGTGTGGTGAAACACCGGTAGTGCTGATTGACAATGCCTGGAAATTAGAGATGTGAGTTCCTAATACTTTTATATGAAAGCTGCTGAAACTCAGAGGCAGAATCGATTAGCACGTGTTATTTATGAATCAACTACTACATGCATTCATTTGTGGGCAGACTATGGGCTTAAAACTAACTGAAATTGCTTTCAATCTGGTTGTTCTGAGGCTCTAAGTATGTGTCAAACTTTACAAATCACGTGTagtgaaaagtgaaaatgaCTCACCAAAATATAGatataacaaaaaatacaaatgtagataagtaaagtaagtaagtaaaagcttatttatatagcacctttcacaggcATAGggccacaaagtgcttcacaacaaaaacatttatatcataaaaatacacacaataaaagcacaataaaagACAGTACATGATCATATCAACCCACAAGTAGCTAATTGAAAGCCTGAACAAATAAATGAGTCTTTAGTCTGCATTTGAAGGCATCAACAGAATCAGAAGAGCGCATAGACAGTGGAAGGTCATTCCACAACCTAGgggcaacagcctgaaaagatcgGTCACCTCTAGTGCGGTAGCGAGTGTGTGGAACCGTCAGCAGGTTCTGATCCACAGACCTCAGAGCACGCACAGGAGTATAACGCTGAATCAGGTCACTAATATAGAGGGGAGCCTGGCCATGTAAAGCTCTGAAAACTAgaacaaaaattttaaaatgtatcctaTAAGAcactggtagccaatgaagttCTTTTAGGATTGGGGATATGTGAGACCTCCTGTTACTACGTGTTAAAATTCTGGCAGCAGAGTTTTGTACTAATTGCAGTCGAGAGAGCTCCTTTTGGTTTAGGCATACAAATAAACTATTACAATAGTCTAACCGCGAAGACACAAAGGCATGAATGATAAGTTCCAAATCATTTCTTGAAACTNNNNNNNNNNGTTTTGAGATTTTccttaattgaaaaaaacagtttcttgTCAGCTGCTTGCAGTGCTGCACTAACGACATNNNNNNNNNNAAGATAACTCCCAAATTTCTAAGACTTGGCTTAGCAGTAATAGCAATAGATGGATCTATTATATTTTTCCAATCAAAATCACAAAATTAATCATCAGTCACCCAGACTTTGGTAAAAGGGGCCATTGAACCGGAGTTTCTGAACACTGTAGCAACATGAGCAGGAATTTCATTTCTTCTCCCAGGTCGCCCACATTGTGTTATGTTGTTGATACTGTGAGGTGGAAACTTTGGGGAGGGACAAAGCAGGCCCATCTCTGCCGGCACTGTGACCTTGGGTCCTTGGCAGATACAAAAGCGTCCGTGCAGGGCAGCATTCCTCAGAGCAGGTAAACAGAGCCTCCTCTAATCCCTCTGGGGGCCCTCAGTCTGCTGGAGCTCAACAACGGCTTTTACAAATGTTGACATTTGCAAACATGAACAGTCTGGCATTCTGGAAAACAAAACTCTCCGCTTCTAAGAGTTTTGCAAATTGCAACGCTCCGTTCTCTCCAGACAACATTTGCTCCTCTGTGGCAGCAACCACAGAGTGCACAAGACTTAGGTACTTGGTAAGTTGgaggaaaaatatattttacaagGATTTGGTCCTAAACATGGTAACACACCTTCACTACTGCCTCCTCCCTTACTGTCAATAAACTGAAACAGAGAACTTAACTTTTGAAAGCAGACTAACTACACACGTTGTCTTTGCAAAGACACTCATGATAGATGGACAAATGGCTAGATAAATACAGTAGATGGACAGAAGTAAAGATGGATGCCTGCAtgatttaacatgtttttactAAAATAAAGACCAACAACGCTGCCAGATAGAAGGAGTAACAATGCATTGCAATTAAAACGATTTGAATCAATTAGTATAATTTCAGTGTTCTTATGACCTTCCCTTTCGGTGCCGTCTTTGAAGAAGACTTGTTGGGTACTCAAGTGTGCATTGTCTCAAATGTCTTCTACTGCAGCACGGTTTTAATTTGGCTCAACAATTTACCCTTTCTTCAAATTATGTCTCAGCTATTGGTCTTTAGTTTCATGTGAATACGGCATGAAGTTGACAGATTAATCGGGAGTGGTCGCAAGATAATGAATGGTGTcataaaagaaggaaaatacgGTTAAActatacagtttttttctgactCCCCCCCTTGTACAACATGAAATAAGGttctgaagagaaaaaaaaggtttaatcaCTCTTTTGATCACAACTTAAAATATATTGAACCAGTGATGAAGGATCACAAGCAAACACGGCTGTATTTGAAGGGATTCCCGGCTGAAAGAAATTAAGAACTACTGTGTCAGATGACACTCATTCCAGTCTAGACACTTGCCTCTGACTAGAGGACCATGGGGCATTTGATGTGGAAGAAAGTAGTTTTAAAATCACTTGCCAAACACTTCCAATTTTACAAGAAAACAAACTCAATGTCATTGCTGTGTATATCAAAGTTTATTTATCTCCAGTTTCCAGTATCAAATTTAACACATTCCATCTCTTTAAGAATTATTCTCTTTTAAAATCATTCTTTAGAAAAATAACAATGTACAGTATCACATGCTTGATTTCAGAATTGTCAACACAAAACATGATTACTTCATGTTATACAACAAATTGTGAACATACATGACAGAATGGATTGTCAACCGTTTCAGTCAAAACTTGAGGTTGGATTTTCAGTCATTATTTGGTGGACCATGCTGTTCGGGATAAGGAAACCACTGTAGTATCTTTTTCAAAATCCAACCAAACAATGTGTGTCAAGAAGTTGGGATGACCTTTGGTGCAGTGAAAGCCATAAAGCGGCTTTAGAGTTACATGTCTGCTCTGTGAACCCGGCTGTCGTCACAGAGATGGAAACCTCCATCCATTGGGTTAACAAACAATGGTAATCCAGGTAGGCCACCCTGCTTGATACAGAAGTCTTAAGTTCATTCAACAGCAGCCGCATCAAGGAAAAGATGAGGAACTGTCAAATATATGTAAGAATGAAGAAGAACATTGGCAGGAAAAGCAGTTATGGAAGGAAATGTGGCAAGCCAAATGAAAAGGCAACATCTCTTTCGTGAGGGAAGTAAGCACTTTAGTGAGGGAAATAAAATCTTCATTCCAAGGCTGGACACTGCACAGCTGTAAAAGAACCTGAAGTGTTACGTGAGTGAGTTAAGGCAGGAAAAGTGACATAGCAGTATCATGGCTATAGCTGGTCAATGGCTCCTCTCACCAGTAGgctgctgaaaaataaatgtgttaataGGAGAATTGATTCTGTTTTGGTGATATGGTGTGCCCTATAGTGCCACCTGAAACAGAACTAGAGCCACAACCTTAAACAGCCCAATGTGGTTCAACCAGGACCACCGCAAGTGTCGGACCATGCCAATGGTTTTGAATGCTTTTCTACACCGGTTTGTACCTCCCATGTAATCAATACTTctatttttaagatgtttgcaTACATGGTTTCATTAGTCACAAATGTAGGCACCTGACTTCctcaaacataaacacaagacaaataattaaaaaagaaaactgtggGTCATTTGATTACACTCAAAACTGCTTTCTGCTAGAACAAAAAACTATCTGTCTGGCGTATCAGAAACTTAAATAACAAGGCACAATGTTGCTTGAACCAAAAGAAATTGGAAATTACATACTTTTTCTTGTTGGTTGTTTAGCACAACTTGGGGAAATTAGATTAAACACTTTTAGTTTGGTGATGTTTTGTGTATACAACATGtagcaaattattttttcatacCAGCAGGATAGAAAAGCCTTTTTgcgaaatgaaaacaaatgaccTGTGGGTTTTTTCAAAGTTAACCTTAAATTATTACATTAGAGGGACAAACTTAACTAGCCAACTCAAATTTTAGATATTGGAGCTTCGTATAAGCACCTAAACACATCAAGGAACCAATAACCTTGAGTGCCTTAACATGCAACAATAACATAACTTTGACAAAAGTAAAGCCAATTAATAGTTGAATGTGATGAATTATAAGCAAGTTGACTTGCATACAGTGCTAGGATTATGTAAAACCAACAGCTGCCTTTAAGTTGGGAAgttagatataatatataatcacCTAATTTGTTGATTTGCTGAAACATGCTAAACCCTTGGTATAGTCCTTTAACTTTGCTTTTGGGGCTAGCAATCACACCGATAACAACTCGGTTTAAGTGGATGTGacctgaagaaaaagaaagaatgattATTTTGGCCGGCCTGCAGAATCTCCGCACCCTGGATCACCAAATGgacctgttaaaaaaaaagttgtaagttagtgttatgtagaaCCCAACCCAGCTAGTGTTGCATATTTGACccaaagcttttaaaaacatgatACTAGCAGCTATAATGACAGCATATTTAAGTATTAAGAATGCCCATAGTTATGGCGCGGATTAATCTAAATACCATAATGCAACCACATCAGGTGACGTGATTAGAAAGAGAACCTAGTTGAATAGCTTGCTGTAAATCAGAAGGCAATAGAGCACCGTTTTTCTCAAGGAAACCACTATGAGGAATACAACATCACGTCTAAAAAGGTCAAGTTACATATATGTATGGAATTCTTAAAATTAAGTTACAAAAAGATTCAATATGAATCTGCTCTGTCATTACAAGACCAGATTTCTTGTAGCAATATAACTATCACTGGCATTGCCCGTACTTTTTCAAATCCACAGGATTTACCAAAGCACTAAAAATCTAGTGcaacacaaaacatgaaagacATCAAATACACATTGTTAGAGAACAAATCCTTCTACATCAGTtaacttaaaacaaaataaataaaacataaagaaGTCAGTTTAGAACAACtgcaaaacatacaaaaaaaagacttaaaaaccATGGAACCTCAGGttttacaagaagaaagaagaaatttTTAGGAGTTTAGACATTTTCAGACACCCCATTTGTCCCGATACTTCAATTACTGCAAGCATGTTGTGAATCTAGTAACCTTTACTGGCAAGAATCCCGAATGTGCAGCTTAATATCTTTCTGGATTTTGATTTAAGTAATGCCTAATTTAAGGGAAATAGCACTAAGTTTTATCAATTTGATTTGCAAATGCAGTCAAAGACAGAGACCAATAGGTACTTGTGAACATGAAGAACTCTTTCTGAAGAAGTCTTAAAACCAGAGAACCATGAACTTAATCTGTGACGTCATCCAGATGCACAGCCATGAGTTGATTTagtaaaagtaatttaaagacTGTATGTCTAAATGTTAACCCTCCAAATGATCTTTGTATTAGTCAAATCCAGGGAAATAGTTTAAAATGTGGCTACATTTACCTTGCCTATTGCTTTACCTCTAGCACGTCAGGGCTGTAGGTAGCTGAACATTAGTATGACATCACAGTTAAATAGGCAGGACAAAAATGATTGGGTTTCTGGCTATGAAGCAAATAATTTCAATGCCAAAATTCAGTGGCATCCCCCTAACTCTATATAAAGGTATTTCTTGCCATACAAGGGGtttaaaaagttgtataaagtaTATATGATATGTTGTAAGATGAATAACCAATAACGTAGAA is a genomic window of Etheostoma spectabile isolate EspeVRDwgs_2016 chromosome 22, UIUC_Espe_1.0, whole genome shotgun sequence containing:
- the shha gene encoding sonic hedgehog protein, with the protein product MLLWTRIVLVGLICLSLVSSGMGCGPGRGYGRRRHPKKLTPLAYKQFIPNVAEKTLGASGRYEGKITRNSERFKELTPNYNTDIIFKDEENTGADRLMTQRCKDKLNSLAISVMNQWPGVKLRVTEGWDEDGHHFEESLHYEGRAVDITTSDRDKSKYGTLSRLAVEAGFDWVYYESKAHIHCSVKAENSVAAKSGGCFPGSSTVTLQDGTKKAVKHLQTGDRVLAADDDGNPIYTDFIMFIDQDSTTRRLFYVIETDSGQKITLTAAHLLFVGHNTTGEERMSAIFASQVQSGQKVFVFDGERSRLEPVTVKRIYTEEHYGSFAPVTVQGTVVVDQVLASCYAVIEDHDLAHWALAPIRLAHCVSSWLFRSQPQVSAQNDGMHWYSKILYQLGTWLLDSHSIHPLGMSVYPS